In one Parageobacillus genomosp. 1 genomic region, the following are encoded:
- the yfmH gene encoding EF-P 5-aminopentanol modification-associated protein YfmH yields the protein MEKMVYEQLQEQLFYEKMENGLDVYILPKKGFNKTYATFTTNYGSVDNQFVPLGKTEMKRVPDGIAHFLEHKLFEKEDGDVFQQFSKQGASANAFTTFTRTAYLFSSTANVEKNLETLLDFVQSPYFSDKTVEKEKGIIGQEIRMYDDNPDWRVYFGVIESMYQNHPVKIDIAGTVESIAQITKDLLYECYETFYHPSNMLLFVVGPVDEQKIMQQIRDNQAKKSFPKAQEVERFVYKEPSEVAEKKKVIPMHVQTNKCFVGIKAPSVPPAGKEKLVHELAFNVLLDYLFGKSSPHYERLYRLGLIDETFMYDYTEERGFGFGMVGGDTSDADRLSEEVKQILLSFSIDAVKSEELERVKKKKIGAFLRSLNSPEYIANQFTRYAFNEVSLFDVVSALQSLTMEQIGEIAKQCFCESQIAVCQVVPKEKK from the coding sequence ATGGAAAAAATGGTATACGAACAGCTGCAGGAACAGCTGTTTTATGAAAAAATGGAAAACGGTTTGGATGTATATATTTTGCCGAAAAAAGGATTTAACAAAACGTATGCTACGTTTACGACCAACTACGGATCAGTCGATAATCAATTCGTTCCACTTGGCAAAACAGAGATGAAGCGGGTTCCCGATGGCATTGCCCACTTTTTGGAGCATAAATTGTTTGAAAAAGAAGACGGTGACGTGTTCCAGCAGTTCAGCAAACAGGGCGCATCAGCGAACGCATTTACGACCTTTACGCGCACCGCTTATTTATTTTCTAGCACCGCCAACGTCGAGAAAAATTTAGAAACGCTCCTTGATTTTGTGCAAAGCCCTTACTTTTCCGACAAAACGGTGGAAAAAGAAAAGGGAATTATCGGCCAGGAAATTCGTATGTATGATGATAATCCCGACTGGCGCGTTTACTTTGGCGTCATTGAAAGCATGTATCAAAACCACCCGGTAAAAATTGATATTGCCGGTACGGTCGAGTCTATTGCGCAAATTACGAAAGACCTTTTATATGAATGTTATGAAACATTTTATCATCCGAGCAATATGCTACTTTTTGTTGTCGGGCCGGTCGATGAGCAAAAAATAATGCAGCAAATTCGCGATAATCAAGCGAAAAAATCGTTCCCGAAAGCGCAGGAAGTCGAACGATTTGTATATAAGGAGCCAAGCGAGGTCGCCGAGAAAAAGAAAGTTATCCCGATGCATGTGCAAACGAACAAATGTTTTGTCGGGATTAAAGCTCCATCCGTCCCTCCAGCCGGCAAAGAAAAATTAGTTCATGAACTGGCGTTCAATGTTTTGCTGGACTACTTGTTTGGGAAAAGTTCGCCGCATTATGAACGATTATACCGGCTTGGGCTCATTGATGAAACGTTTATGTATGATTATACCGAAGAGCGCGGGTTCGGCTTCGGTATGGTTGGCGGCGACACAAGCGATGCCGATCGGCTGAGCGAAGAAGTGAAGCAAATTTTGCTTTCCTTTTCCATTGATGCGGTGAAAAGTGAGGAACTAGAACGGGTTAAAAAGAAAAAAATCGGCGCGTTTTTGCGCTCGCTAAATTCTCCGGAATATATCGCCAACCAGTTTACGCGCTACGCGTTTAATGAGGTCAGCTTGTTCGATGTTGTTTCTGCCTTGCAATCATTGACGATGGAACAAATCGGGGAAATTGCCAAACAATGTTTCTGTGAATCGCAAATCGCTGTCTGTCAAGTAGTTCCAAAAGAGAAAAAGTAG
- the ymfI gene encoding elongation factor P 5-aminopentanone reductase gives MKYALITGASGGIGTSIARQLAADGYGLLLHYNRRREPVEMLKKELATTHVVPIQADLAAEDGVDVLLSQINRPVDAMVYNSGNSYYGLITDMSDELVQSMVQLHVTSPILLTKKLLPSMIAKKQGNIVIVSSIWGLTGAACEVVYSMVKGGQNAFVKALAKELAPSGIRVNAVAPGAIDTDMLRIFSKEDLQAMADDIPIGRLGTADEVAKTVSFLISDAASYITGQIISVNGGWYC, from the coding sequence ATGAAATACGCGCTGATTACCGGAGCAAGCGGCGGAATCGGAACAAGCATCGCCCGCCAGCTTGCCGCCGACGGCTATGGGCTTTTATTGCATTACAACCGCCGCCGGGAGCCGGTCGAAATGCTGAAAAAAGAACTGGCAACCACACATGTGGTGCCGATTCAGGCCGATCTTGCAGCGGAAGATGGCGTGGATGTGCTTCTTTCGCAAATAAATCGCCCGGTCGATGCCATGGTGTACAACAGCGGAAACAGCTATTACGGCCTAATTACAGATATGAGCGACGAACTGGTGCAAAGCATGGTACAGCTTCATGTGACAAGTCCGATTTTATTAACGAAAAAACTGCTGCCGTCCATGATTGCCAAAAAGCAAGGAAACATCGTCATCGTTTCTTCCATTTGGGGGTTAACCGGGGCGGCATGCGAAGTCGTCTATTCGATGGTCAAAGGCGGACAAAACGCGTTTGTGAAGGCGCTCGCGAAAGAACTAGCGCCGAGTGGCATCCGCGTCAACGCCGTCGCTCCTGGAGCAATTGATACGGATATGTTGCGCATATTTTCGAAAGAGGATTTGCAGGCGATGGCGGATGATATTCCAATCGGACGGCTCGGCACGGCCGATGAGGTCGCCAAAACGGTGTCCTTTTTAATTTCCGATGCTGCTTCTTACATAACCGGGCAAATTATTTCCGTCAACGGCGGCTGGTACTGTTAA
- a CDS encoding DUF3388 domain-containing protein translates to MGKQEWYLEYEIHINRPGLLGDVASLLGMLSINIVTINGVRDSRRGMLLLCDSNEQIERLSTILQTMDNITVTKLRQPKLLDRLAVRHGRYIQRDADDKKTFRFVRDELGLLVDFMAEIFKEKGHKLIGIRGMPRVGKTESIVAASVCANKRWLFVSSTLIKQTVRSQLIEDEYSEDNIFIIDGIVSTRRANERHWQLIRELMRLEATKVVEHPDIFVRHTEYTLDDFDYIIELRHDPNEEITYDVIDQPSLFGNDGFSEFDF, encoded by the coding sequence ATGGGAAAGCAAGAGTGGTATTTAGAATACGAAATACATATTAACCGTCCGGGGCTGTTAGGGGATGTTGCTTCCTTATTAGGAATGTTGTCGATCAATATCGTGACGATTAACGGCGTGCGCGATTCGCGGCGCGGCATGTTGCTGCTTTGTGATAGTAATGAACAAATTGAACGGCTCTCTACCATTTTGCAAACGATGGATAATATTACCGTAACGAAGCTGCGTCAGCCGAAACTGCTTGACCGCCTTGCCGTCCGCCATGGCCGTTACATTCAGCGGGATGCCGATGACAAAAAAACATTCCGCTTTGTCCGTGACGAGCTCGGACTGCTTGTCGATTTTATGGCGGAAATTTTTAAAGAGAAAGGTCATAAGCTGATCGGCATCCGCGGCATGCCGCGTGTCGGCAAAACGGAGTCGATCGTCGCGGCTAGCGTTTGTGCCAATAAGCGCTGGCTCTTCGTCTCATCGACGCTCATTAAACAGACGGTGCGCAGCCAGCTGATCGAAGACGAATATAGCGAAGACAATATTTTTATTATTGATGGTATTGTGTCCACCAGACGGGCGAATGAACGGCATTGGCAGCTGATTCGCGAATTGATGCGTTTGGAGGCGACGAAAGTAGTGGAGCACCCGGATATTTTTGTCCGCCATACCGAATATACGCTAGATGACTTTGACTATATTATTGAACTGCGTCATGATCCAAATGAAGAGATTACGTACGATGTTATTGATCAGCCGTCTCTGTTTGGAAACGATGGCTTTTCAGAATTTGATTTTTAA
- a CDS encoding ABC transporter permease: MNIYEVLQVIVPTAIFFAAPLIFTALGGVFSERSGVVNIGLEGLMIIGAFVSVVFNLTFADRFGELTPWLALLAAMIVGAVFSLLHAVASISFRADQVVSGVAINFLALGLSLFLVKKMYGKGQTDQIQVGFDKIDVPVLSDIPIIGPLFFSNAYIPSYLAIILAFVAWYVIYKTPFGLRLRAVGEHPMAADTMGINVTRMRYIAVMISGVLGGLGGAVYATIISRDFSHATISGHGFMALAAMIFGKWHPIGAMGAALFFGVAQSLSIVGQTIPFLKNVPTVYLLIAPYVLTILALAGFIGRAEAPKSLGTPYIKGKR; this comes from the coding sequence GTGAATATTTATGAAGTATTGCAAGTCATTGTTCCTACCGCCATTTTCTTTGCTGCTCCCCTTATTTTCACGGCGCTTGGCGGCGTATTTAGCGAACGTTCCGGCGTTGTAAACATCGGATTAGAAGGATTAATGATCATTGGTGCGTTTGTCAGCGTTGTCTTTAACTTGACGTTTGCCGATCGGTTTGGAGAGCTTACTCCATGGCTTGCCTTGCTTGCCGCGATGATCGTCGGTGCCGTCTTTTCACTGCTTCACGCCGTTGCCTCGATTTCATTCCGTGCCGATCAGGTCGTCAGCGGAGTGGCGATTAACTTTTTGGCGCTTGGTTTATCGCTCTTTTTAGTCAAAAAAATGTACGGAAAAGGGCAGACAGACCAAATTCAAGTTGGATTTGACAAAATTGACGTTCCGGTATTAAGCGACATTCCGATTATTGGTCCGCTCTTTTTCTCTAACGCGTACATTCCGTCGTATTTGGCGATTATTTTGGCGTTTGTCGCCTGGTATGTCATTTATAAAACGCCGTTCGGCCTTCGGCTTCGCGCGGTTGGGGAGCACCCGATGGCGGCGGATACAATGGGGATTAATGTAACGAGAATGCGCTATATTGCCGTCATGATTAGCGGAGTGTTAGGCGGACTCGGCGGGGCGGTGTATGCGACGATTATTTCCCGTGATTTCAGCCATGCGACGATTTCCGGCCACGGCTTTATGGCGCTTGCGGCGATGATTTTCGGAAAGTGGCATCCGATTGGAGCGATGGGGGCGGCGTTATTTTTCGGGGTTGCCCAAAGTTTAAGCATCGTCGGGCAAACGATCCCGTTTTTAAAAAATGTACCGACGGTCTATTTGTTGATTGCTCCATATGTGCTGACGATTTTGGCGCTTGCCGGCTTTATCGGCCGTGCGGAGGCACCGAAATCTTTAGGCACTCCTTACATTAAGGGAAAACGGTAA
- a CDS encoding DUF3243 domain-containing protein — translation MSVLDNFEQWKDFLAERLQQAQQQGLNQQVISDVAYQIGDYLAEHVDPKNPEERLLADLWSVADEQEQHAIANAMVKLVQRES, via the coding sequence ATGTCTGTATTAGATAACTTTGAACAATGGAAAGACTTTTTAGCAGAACGCCTTCAACAAGCACAGCAGCAAGGATTGAACCAACAAGTGATCTCGGACGTCGCTTATCAAATCGGAGACTACCTAGCGGAACATGTAGATCCGAAAAACCCGGAAGAACGGCTGCTCGCTGACCTTTGGAGCGTCGCTGACGAACAAGAGCAGCATGCTATCGCGAACGCGATGGTAAAATTAGTACAGCGAGAATCATAA
- a CDS encoding ABC transporter permease, whose protein sequence is MNSSRLNQFFVPVLAVLLGMIVGSIVMIVSGYNPVAGYSALVYGAFGDPYYIGETIRQTTPYILSGLAVAFAFRTGLFNIGVEGQLIVGWLAAVWVGVSFDLPKVIHLPLAILAAALAGALWAFIPGILKAYLRVHEVIITIMMNYIALHVTNAIIRSVLSDEGFKSKPVHESASLRSDFLDAITYHSTMHYGIIIAIIGAIIMWFLLEKTTKGFELRAVGFNQHASQYAGMNVKRNIILSMVISGAFAGVAGAMEGLGTFGNISTKATFTGIGFDGIAVALIGGNNAFGILLSALLFGALKVGALEMPSSADVPTELVDIIIALIIFFVASSYIIRLLLSRLQKGAE, encoded by the coding sequence ATGAATTCAAGTCGGCTTAATCAATTCTTCGTTCCAGTGCTGGCGGTTCTGTTAGGGATGATCGTCGGCTCGATCGTCATGATTGTCAGCGGGTATAATCCAGTTGCCGGATATTCCGCGTTGGTATACGGAGCATTCGGCGATCCGTACTACATTGGGGAGACGATTCGCCAAACGACGCCTTATATTTTATCGGGGCTTGCTGTTGCGTTTGCTTTTCGCACCGGTTTGTTTAACATCGGTGTGGAAGGGCAGCTTATTGTCGGATGGCTCGCAGCGGTATGGGTCGGTGTATCGTTCGATTTGCCAAAGGTGATTCACTTGCCGCTTGCTATTTTAGCGGCAGCGTTGGCAGGCGCTCTATGGGCGTTTATTCCAGGGATTTTAAAGGCGTATTTAAGGGTGCATGAAGTGATCATTACGATTATGATGAACTACATTGCGCTTCATGTCACGAACGCGATTATCCGCTCTGTTTTATCGGATGAAGGGTTTAAATCCAAGCCAGTCCATGAAAGCGCGTCGCTTCGTTCGGATTTTCTCGATGCTATTACGTACCATTCTACGATGCATTACGGTATCATTATCGCTATTATTGGTGCAATTATCATGTGGTTTCTCCTTGAGAAAACAACAAAAGGATTCGAGCTGCGCGCGGTTGGGTTTAACCAGCACGCTTCACAATATGCAGGAATGAATGTAAAAAGAAATATTATTTTATCGATGGTCATTTCCGGAGCTTTTGCCGGTGTGGCCGGAGCGATGGAGGGCCTTGGCACGTTCGGCAACATTTCGACGAAAGCCACGTTTACCGGCATTGGATTTGACGGAATTGCGGTGGCGTTGATTGGCGGCAACAATGCTTTCGGAATTTTGCTCTCGGCATTATTGTTTGGCGCGCTGAAAGTCGGGGCGCTGGAAATGCCGTCGAGTGCTGATGTGCCAACCGAACTCGTAGATATTATTATTGCACTCATTATTTTCTTCGTTGCGTCTAGTTACATCATTCGCTTGTTACTATCTCGTTTGCAAAAGGGGGCGGAATAA
- the yfmF gene encoding EF-P 5-aminopentanol modification-associated protein YfmF, whose amino-acid sequence MVNEKITTVQQINVHTIPTDKYKTNTLVWKMKAPLAKETVTLRALLPYVLQSGTAKHPSVKQLRTYLDELYGATLNVDLTKKGENHIITIRIDVANEVFLQEKTPLLEKALQLLADIVLCPAMENGRFVDEIVAQEKRALKQRIQAVYDDKMRYASLRLVQEMCKGEPYALHANGELEDVDGITAEQLFQYYQKTLSEDEIDLYVIGDVQEDAVLQAVTSHFSMPTRTVRSSDGTQLAHKAPEKVNEVVEKQDVKQGKLNIGYRTNVTYDDDDYYALQMFNGIFGGFSHSKLFINVREKASLAYYAASRLESHKGLLMVMSGIEPSNYEKARQIIEKQMEAMKNGDFTDEEIAQTKAVIRNQLLETIDTPRGLVEVLYHNVVSKRKRPLEEWLSGADLVTREDIVRVAGKVELDTIYFLTGMEGAEQ is encoded by the coding sequence TTGGTCAATGAAAAAATAACGACGGTTCAACAAATTAACGTCCATACCATTCCGACTGATAAATACAAAACGAATACACTCGTATGGAAAATGAAAGCGCCGCTTGCCAAGGAAACGGTTACGCTGCGCGCCCTCTTACCTTATGTATTGCAAAGCGGCACGGCGAAACATCCAAGTGTCAAGCAGCTGCGGACGTATTTAGATGAACTGTACGGAGCAACATTAAATGTGGATTTAACGAAAAAGGGTGAAAATCATATTATTACGATTCGCATCGACGTAGCGAATGAGGTGTTTTTGCAAGAGAAAACGCCACTTTTAGAGAAAGCGCTTCAATTGCTGGCAGATATTGTGCTTTGTCCTGCCATGGAAAACGGGCGATTTGTCGACGAGATTGTCGCTCAGGAAAAACGGGCGCTTAAGCAGCGCATTCAAGCTGTTTATGATGATAAAATGCGCTACGCCAGCTTGCGGCTCGTTCAAGAAATGTGCAAGGGGGAACCGTACGCTTTACATGCCAATGGCGAGCTGGAAGATGTTGACGGCATTACTGCGGAACAGCTGTTTCAATATTATCAAAAAACGCTTTCCGAAGATGAAATCGATTTGTACGTCATTGGCGATGTCCAAGAGGATGCGGTGCTGCAAGCGGTGACATCCCATTTTTCCATGCCAACCCGCACCGTCCGTTCATCAGACGGAACACAATTGGCGCATAAAGCGCCGGAGAAAGTGAACGAAGTGGTTGAAAAACAAGATGTCAAACAAGGAAAATTAAATATCGGCTACCGCACGAACGTCACTTACGATGATGATGACTATTATGCGCTGCAAATGTTTAACGGCATTTTCGGCGGTTTCTCCCATTCCAAATTGTTTATCAACGTGCGTGAGAAAGCGAGTTTAGCGTATTATGCTGCTTCGCGTTTGGAAAGCCATAAAGGGTTATTAATGGTGATGTCGGGCATTGAGCCGTCAAATTATGAAAAAGCGCGGCAAATTATCGAAAAGCAAATGGAAGCGATGAAAAATGGAGATTTCACCGATGAAGAAATCGCGCAAACGAAAGCGGTCATTCGCAACCAACTGTTAGAAACGATCGATACTCCGCGCGGACTAGTGGAAGTGCTTTATCACAACGTCGTTTCCAAGCGGAAACGACCTCTCGAAGAATGGCTCTCAGGTGCCGACCTCGTAACTCGTGAAGATATCGTGCGTGTGGCGGGCAAAGTCGAGCTCGATACGATTTACTTTCTGACTGGAATGGAGGGAGCGGAACAATAA